A window from Streptomyces sp. NBC_00335 encodes these proteins:
- a CDS encoding response regulator: MIRVVLIDDQPLIRTGLRVLIADTPDLEVVGEAGNGADAVELVARLRPDVAIMDIRMPGTDGIEATRRIDADPRSTTRVLVLTTFDDDEYVYGALRAGASGFLVKDMPLESILDGVRVVAAGDALIAPGVTRRLIEEFAARPAPSPDVRPEARRVVAGGVTAREREVLTLVGRGLSNAEIAGELTISVATAKAHLARLFTKLDARDRVHLVILAYEFGLVAPPG; the protein is encoded by the coding sequence TTGATCCGTGTCGTGCTGATCGACGACCAACCGCTGATCCGTACGGGGCTGCGCGTCCTCATCGCCGACACCCCCGACCTGGAGGTGGTCGGGGAGGCCGGGAACGGCGCCGACGCCGTGGAGCTGGTGGCACGGCTGCGGCCGGACGTGGCCATCATGGATATCCGGATGCCCGGCACGGACGGGATCGAGGCCACCCGCCGGATCGACGCGGATCCGCGGTCGACGACCCGCGTCCTGGTCCTCACCACCTTCGACGACGACGAGTACGTCTACGGTGCGCTCCGCGCCGGCGCGAGCGGCTTCCTCGTCAAGGACATGCCGCTGGAGTCCATCCTGGACGGGGTCCGGGTCGTCGCCGCCGGGGACGCCCTCATCGCGCCGGGCGTCACGCGCCGTCTCATCGAGGAGTTCGCGGCGCGTCCCGCCCCTTCCCCCGATGTCCGGCCGGAAGCCCGCCGGGTGGTCGCGGGCGGCGTCACGGCCCGGGAGCGCGAGGTCCTGACCCTTGTCGGCCGCGGTCTGTCGAATGCGGAGATCGCCGGGGAGCTCACCATCAGCGTCGCCACCGCGAAGGCCCACCTCGCACGGCTCTTCACCAAACTCGACGCCCGCGACCGGGTCCACCTGGTGATCCTCGCCTACGAGTTCGGCCTCGTCGCGCCGCCGGGCTGA
- a CDS encoding PRD domain-containing protein: MKALRVLNNNVVLARDDKGQEVILTGRGIGFSSRQGKPVDPALIVRVFVPADGRDPDHLSEVLALIDEEVLRAVVIALDEAGIEGRESTRPTLAIAVADHVAGALDRAARGIVIEYPLRAEVQALYASEYAQAQRLLDAINERLDPRLGDSEAIALALHLVNAGFATGDLSFTYTMTGVIQQMLAVVRERYGLSVSQESMSAARFITHVRYLFVRIQQHRQLKGHETTIGEGIRRHYPEATRTAQQLATIVELRLGEHLSEDEVSYLALHVARMTTEPDGTAA; encoded by the coding sequence TTGAAGGCGCTGCGTGTCCTCAACAACAACGTGGTTCTCGCGCGCGACGACAAGGGCCAGGAAGTCATCCTCACCGGTCGCGGCATCGGGTTCAGCTCCCGCCAGGGCAAGCCGGTCGACCCCGCGCTGATCGTGCGCGTCTTCGTCCCGGCGGACGGCCGCGACCCCGATCACCTGAGCGAGGTCCTCGCCCTCATCGACGAGGAGGTCCTGCGGGCCGTCGTCATCGCGCTCGACGAAGCGGGCATCGAGGGGCGCGAGTCCACCCGGCCGACCCTCGCCATCGCCGTCGCCGACCACGTGGCCGGCGCCCTGGACCGGGCCGCGCGCGGCATCGTCATCGAGTACCCGCTGCGCGCGGAGGTCCAGGCCCTGTACGCCTCCGAGTACGCCCAGGCGCAGCGGCTGCTGGACGCGATCAACGAGCGCCTGGACCCGCGCCTGGGGGACTCCGAGGCGATCGCGCTCGCGTTGCACCTGGTCAACGCGGGCTTCGCGACGGGCGACCTGTCCTTCACGTACACGATGACCGGGGTCATCCAGCAGATGCTCGCCGTCGTGCGGGAGCGGTACGGGCTGTCCGTGTCCCAGGAGTCCATGAGCGCGGCGCGGTTCATCACCCACGTGCGCTACCTCTTCGTGCGCATCCAGCAGCACCGGCAGCTGAAGGGGCACGAGACCACGATCGGCGAGGGCATCCGCCGGCACTACCCGGAGGCGACCCGCACCGCGCAGCAGTTGGCGACGATCGTCGAGCTGCGTCTGGGCGAGCACCTGAGCGAGGACGAGGTCTCCTACCTGGCACTCCACGTGGCCCGCATGACCACGGAGCCGGACGGCACCGCCGCGTAG
- a CDS encoding HAAS signaling domain-containing protein has translation MKTSADPVSDYLSAVEREASALPADRRRELLADLAEHIEVTRAERPHVTIGEVLAELGDPRTIAATALAEAGDGVVGSPAESGAGAPVRRGKVHPLAPLLMLTVPFLVAAVLPYSDVTAFLSTLFRVIGAVLLCTSVHWTSTQKTTGVLLTAVLPTLAIGLCKLFLAAPPSDTAANLANLATLALLAGTTGWLWRIRRA, from the coding sequence ATGAAGACCTCGGCCGACCCCGTAAGCGACTACCTCTCCGCCGTCGAGCGCGAGGCCTCCGCACTGCCCGCCGACCGTCGCCGGGAACTCCTCGCCGATCTCGCCGAACACATCGAGGTGACCCGCGCCGAACGTCCCCACGTCACGATCGGCGAGGTTCTCGCGGAGCTGGGGGATCCCCGTACGATCGCGGCGACGGCACTGGCCGAGGCCGGCGACGGGGTCGTCGGGTCCCCGGCCGAGAGCGGCGCCGGCGCACCCGTCCGGCGGGGCAAGGTGCACCCCCTGGCCCCCCTCCTGATGCTCACAGTCCCCTTCCTCGTCGCCGCGGTCCTCCCCTACAGCGACGTCACGGCGTTCTTGAGCACGTTGTTCCGCGTCATCGGCGCGGTGCTCCTGTGCACCTCGGTGCACTGGACCTCGACGCAGAAGACGACCGGCGTTCTGCTCACCGCCGTCCTGCCGACCCTCGCCATCGGCCTCTGCAAGTTGTTCCTCGCCGCACCGCCGAGCGACACCGCGGCCAACCTGGCAAACCTGGCGACGCTCGCTCTGCTGGCCGGTACGACGGGATGGCTCTGGCGGATCCGGCGCGCCTGA
- a CDS encoding sulfite exporter TauE/SafE family protein: MEWGTGLAGLATGLLIAVITAPVGVSGAVFLLPVQLSVFAVPSPAVTPTNLLYNVVAGPGALLRHHRTGTLHGPLVRRLVLGTLPGVVIGAVVRVFAIPGPVVFKALMAAFLLPLGLWLVIRTLLPSRRSGRAREELSPRAVTGLALGVGVVGGIYGIGGGSLLGPVLVGRGTPVAQVAPAALASTFATSVVGAATYALLALSGPGSIAPDWFLGLSCGAGGLIGGYLGARLQPHLPEKALRLLLGTLATGVGTLYAAQSIA; encoded by the coding sequence TTGGAGTGGGGGACGGGCCTGGCCGGCCTGGCCACCGGCCTGCTGATCGCGGTGATCACCGCACCGGTCGGCGTCTCCGGGGCGGTGTTCCTGCTGCCCGTGCAGCTGAGCGTGTTCGCGGTCCCGAGTCCGGCGGTCACACCGACCAACCTGCTCTACAACGTCGTCGCCGGCCCCGGCGCGCTCCTGCGCCACCATCGCACCGGCACCCTGCACGGGCCACTGGTCCGCAGGCTGGTCCTGGGAACCCTGCCCGGCGTGGTCATCGGCGCCGTCGTCCGGGTGTTCGCGATCCCGGGCCCGGTGGTCTTCAAGGCCCTGATGGCGGCCTTCCTGCTGCCGCTCGGACTGTGGCTGGTCATCCGCACGCTCCTGCCGTCCCGGCGGTCCGGACGGGCCCGTGAGGAGCTGTCCCCGCGCGCGGTGACCGGCCTGGCCCTGGGTGTCGGAGTGGTCGGCGGGATCTACGGCATCGGTGGCGGCTCCCTCCTGGGCCCCGTCCTCGTCGGCCGCGGCACGCCCGTCGCCCAGGTGGCCCCGGCGGCCCTGGCCTCCACCTTCGCCACCTCGGTGGTCGGGGCCGCCACCTACGCGCTGCTGGCGCTCTCCGGGCCGGGCAGCATCGCGCCGGACTGGTTCCTGGGCCTGTCCTGCGGCGCGGGCGGACTCATCGGCGGCTACCTCGGCGCCCGCCTCCAGCCCCACCTCCCCGAGAAGGCCCTCCGGCTCCTGCTGGGCACCCTGGCCACCGGCGTCGGCACCCTCTACGCCGCCCAGTCCATCGCCTGA
- a CDS encoding helix-turn-helix domain-containing protein: protein MGDRMGSLVASEAVVERGDRFDWFCETVSSDVMPVMLSTPHTADFRAKITDLDLGVVRLSSLACSPVLSRRTSAHVRRGDPEHFQLALVTQGRVRISQRGSDSVVSGGLVLTDTSRPSSGACEGGQVETIVLQIPRPALALRPNRVDRLLAQNLAADTGSGAILADFLKTLLTHGSPCRPEELHGMGAIALGLATACLARQLGDLAEAPAEVRTQETLQRIHRFIENNLGDPGLTPQAIADRHNMSLRGLHALFAGQDLSITARIRESRLQRAHADLARAELRAQPVQVIAARWGFSSATAFSRAFREAYGTTPTEHRASSPSTPGQALPAPAGRAAPRGC, encoded by the coding sequence GTGGGTGATCGCATGGGCTCGCTGGTGGCGTCGGAAGCCGTCGTGGAGCGCGGGGACAGGTTCGACTGGTTCTGCGAGACGGTGTCCAGCGACGTGATGCCGGTCATGCTCAGCACCCCGCACACGGCCGACTTCCGCGCGAAGATCACGGACCTGGACCTCGGCGTGGTGCGGTTGTCCTCCCTGGCGTGCTCACCGGTGCTCTCGCGCCGTACCTCGGCCCACGTACGGCGCGGCGATCCGGAGCACTTCCAACTGGCCCTCGTGACGCAGGGCCGTGTCCGGATCTCTCAGCGGGGCAGCGATTCGGTGGTCTCCGGGGGGCTCGTGCTCACCGACACCTCACGGCCGAGCTCGGGGGCCTGCGAAGGCGGGCAGGTGGAGACGATCGTGCTGCAGATCCCCCGCCCGGCCCTGGCGCTGCGCCCGAACCGGGTGGACCGCCTCCTCGCACAGAACCTGGCCGCGGACACCGGGTCGGGGGCGATCCTTGCCGACTTCCTGAAAACGTTGCTCACACACGGTTCGCCCTGCCGCCCGGAGGAACTGCACGGGATGGGGGCCATTGCCCTCGGTCTGGCCACCGCGTGCCTCGCGCGACAACTGGGGGACCTGGCCGAGGCGCCCGCCGAGGTCCGCACCCAGGAGACCCTGCAGCGGATCCACCGATTCATCGAGAACAACCTCGGCGACCCCGGCCTGACTCCTCAGGCGATCGCGGACCGGCACAACATGTCCCTGCGGGGTCTGCACGCTCTCTTCGCGGGCCAGGACCTGAGCATCACGGCTCGCATACGCGAAAGCCGGCTACAGCGAGCCCACGCCGACCTCGCCCGTGCGGAACTGCGCGCTCAGCCCGTCCAAGTGATCGCCGCCCGCTGGGGATTCTCCAGCGCCACCGCGTTCAGCCGGGCATTTCGCGAAGCCTACGGAACCACCCCCACCGAACACCGGGCGTCATCGCCGTCCACCCCGGGACAGGCACTCCCGGCACCGGCCGGGCGGGCCGCTCCGCGCGGATGTTAG
- a CDS encoding PadR family transcriptional regulator yields the protein MEPGDSTKQARAAAQLRKGVLEYCVLALMRDRPRYGVELLQALEDSGTLATSQGTVYPLLSRLRRDDLVTTTWQESASGPPRRYYALTDSGRAALDEFTRVWPGFRDAVDDFLTIPHPATGDPA from the coding sequence ATGGAACCAGGTGATTCGACCAAGCAGGCCCGGGCAGCCGCCCAGCTGCGCAAGGGGGTCCTGGAGTACTGCGTCCTCGCCCTGATGCGGGACCGCCCCCGCTACGGCGTGGAGCTCCTCCAAGCCCTGGAGGACTCCGGCACCCTCGCCACCAGCCAGGGCACGGTCTACCCGCTGCTCTCCCGGCTGCGCCGCGACGACCTGGTCACCACGACCTGGCAGGAGTCCGCCTCCGGACCGCCCCGTCGCTACTACGCGCTCACCGACAGCGGCCGCGCCGCGCTGGACGAGTTCACCCGCGTCTGGCCCGGCTTCCGCGACGCCGTCGACGACTTCCTCACCATCCCGCACCCCGCCACCGGAGATCCCGCATGA
- a CDS encoding glucose PTS transporter subunit IIA yields MNTPVAGPGTLAEQILRGVGGAENIESLTHCATRLRFQLHDGAKADAAALDGLDGVMATVPQSGDRLQIVIGGAVARVYSEIMNLPSMSGGAAPGPKSDADVKAAMRAKSRGRYAWVDNFFEYLSDSFRPLMGVLLGSSLIIAIASVLDALGFVDFRAADKSATWVFVDAMWRSVLYFLPIMVAYNAAKKLKIDPWVGAAVMAAVMTPNFTGMLNPKSGIPGITCTTNGTLGTQECVAHVFGLPMQLNDYGGQVFVPLLMVALLALVYKGLQRIFPEAVHLVFVPFFSMLIMIPITAFLIGPLGVWAGNGLGEGLSWLNGNAPIVFAILIPLLYPFLVPLGLHWPLNALMLVNINTLGYDFIQGPMGAWNFACFGATAGVLLLSLRHREKEMRQTATGALAAGLLGGISEPSLYGIHLRFKRIYPRMLVGCLVGGVIVGVLGGVDTKAFAFTSLLTIPVFSPMATYGIAITAAFFVSMALVYFSDFRTPEDRVQANADRDAAEAASHGETAAADDRELVTVGAATAAAGASTGSATASATGSVSASATAAGAPASTPARGTELAAPVAGRVVGLDEVGDPVFASRALGEGVGIEPADGRIVAPVDGELIIVAATGHAFGIRTADGIEVLIHIGIDTVKMRGEGFDVRVEAGRQVSVGDLLAEVDLDAVRAAEHPTVTLMTVTNTADLTSVEPHTGQTVAAGAPVVTVRR; encoded by the coding sequence ATGAACACACCCGTAGCCGGACCCGGCACGCTCGCGGAGCAGATCCTCCGCGGCGTCGGCGGAGCCGAGAACATCGAGAGCCTCACGCACTGCGCGACGAGGCTGCGCTTCCAGCTCCACGACGGGGCGAAGGCCGACGCGGCCGCGCTCGATGGCCTCGACGGCGTCATGGCCACCGTGCCGCAGTCCGGTGACCGCCTCCAGATCGTGATCGGCGGAGCCGTCGCACGCGTCTACTCGGAGATCATGAACCTGCCGTCGATGAGCGGCGGCGCCGCGCCCGGCCCGAAGTCCGACGCGGACGTCAAGGCCGCGATGCGGGCCAAGAGCCGCGGCCGCTACGCCTGGGTCGACAACTTCTTCGAGTACCTGTCCGACTCGTTCCGCCCGCTCATGGGCGTCCTGCTGGGCTCCTCGCTCATCATCGCGATCGCCTCCGTCCTCGACGCCCTCGGCTTCGTCGACTTCCGCGCCGCGGACAAGTCCGCCACCTGGGTCTTCGTCGACGCCATGTGGCGCTCGGTGCTGTACTTCCTGCCGATCATGGTCGCCTACAACGCGGCCAAGAAGCTGAAGATCGACCCCTGGGTGGGCGCCGCGGTGATGGCCGCGGTGATGACCCCGAACTTCACCGGCATGCTCAACCCGAAGTCCGGCATCCCCGGCATCACCTGCACCACCAACGGGACCCTGGGTACCCAGGAGTGCGTGGCGCACGTCTTCGGACTGCCGATGCAGCTGAACGACTACGGCGGCCAGGTCTTCGTGCCGCTGCTGATGGTCGCCCTGCTCGCCCTGGTCTACAAGGGCCTGCAGCGCATCTTCCCGGAGGCCGTCCACCTGGTCTTCGTGCCGTTCTTCAGCATGCTGATCATGATCCCGATCACCGCCTTCCTCATCGGCCCGCTGGGCGTCTGGGCCGGCAACGGCCTCGGTGAGGGCCTGTCCTGGCTGAACGGCAACGCCCCGATCGTCTTCGCGATCCTCATCCCGCTGCTCTACCCGTTCCTGGTGCCGCTGGGCCTGCACTGGCCGCTGAACGCGCTGATGCTCGTGAACATCAACACCCTCGGCTACGACTTCATCCAGGGCCCGATGGGCGCATGGAACTTCGCCTGCTTCGGCGCCACCGCCGGTGTCCTGCTGCTCTCGCTGCGCCACCGCGAGAAGGAGATGCGCCAGACCGCCACCGGCGCCCTGGCCGCGGGTCTGCTCGGCGGCATCTCCGAGCCCTCGCTGTACGGCATCCACCTGCGGTTCAAGCGGATCTACCCGCGCATGCTCGTCGGCTGCCTCGTGGGCGGCGTGATCGTGGGCGTCCTGGGCGGCGTGGACACCAAGGCCTTCGCCTTCACCTCCCTGCTGACCATCCCGGTCTTCTCCCCGATGGCCACCTACGGCATCGCCATCACGGCCGCCTTCTTCGTCTCGATGGCGCTCGTGTACTTCTCCGACTTCCGCACCCCGGAGGACCGCGTCCAGGCCAACGCCGACCGCGACGCCGCCGAGGCCGCCTCCCACGGGGAGACCGCGGCAGCCGATGACCGCGAGCTCGTCACCGTCGGCGCCGCCACGGCCGCCGCGGGCGCGTCCACCGGCTCCGCCACCGCATCCGCGACCGGCTCCGTCTCCGCGTCCGCCACCGCCGCCGGTGCCCCCGCCTCCACCCCCGCCCGGGGCACCGAGCTCGCCGCGCCCGTCGCGGGCCGTGTGGTCGGCCTCGACGAGGTCGGGGACCCCGTCTTCGCCTCCCGCGCGCTCGGCGAAGGCGTGGGCATCGAGCCGGCCGACGGCCGCATCGTCGCCCCGGTCGACGGAGAGCTGATCATCGTCGCCGCCACCGGCCACGCCTTCGGCATCCGTACCGCCGACGGCATCGAGGTCCTCATCCACATCGGCATCGACACGGTGAAGATGCGCGGGGAAGGCTTCGACGTCCGCGTCGAGGCGGGTCGGCAGGTCTCCGTCGGCGACCTCCTCGCCGAGGTCGACCTCGACGCCGTGCGCGCGGCGGAGCACCCGACCGTCACCCTCATGACCGTCACCAACACCGCCGACCTCACCTCGGTCGAGCCGCACACCGGGCAGACCGTCGCCGCCGGTGCCCCCGTGGTGACCGTACGGCGGTAA
- a CDS encoding TOBE domain-containing protein: MESYTMGQAAELLAVSVDTVRRWADADRFPTHRQGNRRIVEGPDLAAFCVEVAREGAEGEDTPHTSARNAFPGIVTAIKLGEVSAQVEVQAGPHRVVSLLTREAVEELGLEPGVTVTARVKSTSVHVERG, from the coding sequence ATGGAGTCTTACACGATGGGGCAGGCCGCCGAGCTGCTGGCCGTGAGCGTGGACACGGTGCGGCGGTGGGCGGACGCGGACCGCTTCCCGACCCACCGGCAGGGCAACCGGCGCATCGTGGAGGGGCCCGACCTCGCCGCGTTCTGCGTGGAGGTCGCCCGGGAAGGCGCCGAGGGCGAGGACACCCCGCACACCTCGGCGCGCAACGCGTTCCCGGGGATCGTGACCGCGATCAAACTGGGCGAGGTCTCGGCGCAGGTGGAGGTCCAGGCGGGGCCGCACCGGGTGGTGTCGCTGCTGACCCGGGAGGCCGTCGAGGAACTCGGCCTGGAGCCGGGCGTCACGGTCACCGCACGGGTCAAGTCGACCAGCGTGCACGTCGAGCGCGGCTGA
- a CDS encoding class I SAM-dependent methyltransferase, with product MADHQEQTRVAYDGIVELYASMFADRLETQPFARAMITTFAELVRGTGNPRTADVGCGPGHLTAMLHDLGLDAFGLDLSPAMVDHARRAHPALRFDEARMEALPIEDGALGGVLAHYSMIHTPPGELPALLAEQVRVLAPGGLLLVSFFGTDGPDPVPFDHKVAPAYSWPADRLAELLTAAGLVPFARLLHDPASERGFLDAHLLARNPRP from the coding sequence GTGGCGGATCATCAAGAGCAGACCAGGGTGGCCTACGACGGCATCGTCGAGCTGTACGCGTCCATGTTCGCCGACCGGCTGGAGACGCAGCCCTTCGCGCGAGCCATGATCACCACCTTCGCCGAGCTGGTGCGGGGCACGGGGAACCCGCGAACGGCCGACGTCGGGTGCGGTCCCGGACACCTGACGGCCATGCTGCACGACCTGGGACTGGACGCCTTCGGGCTCGACCTCTCCCCGGCCATGGTCGACCACGCCCGCCGGGCCCATCCGGCGCTGCGGTTCGACGAGGCGCGCATGGAGGCCCTCCCCATCGAGGACGGCGCGCTCGGCGGCGTACTGGCCCACTACTCGATGATCCACACCCCGCCCGGGGAACTGCCCGCGCTGCTCGCCGAGCAGGTCCGCGTCCTCGCACCGGGGGGCCTGCTCCTGGTCTCGTTCTTCGGGACCGACGGACCGGATCCGGTCCCCTTCGACCACAAGGTGGCGCCCGCCTACAGCTGGCCGGCGGACCGGCTCGCCGAGTTGCTGACCGCAGCCGGCCTCGTCCCCTTCGCCAGGCTGCTCCACGACCCGGCCTCCGAGCGCGGCTTCCTCGACGCTCACCTGCTGGCCCGCAACCCCCGTCCGTAG